One stretch of Helicobacteraceae bacterium DNA includes these proteins:
- a CDS encoding alkaline phosphatase, with protein sequence MNNHRFNAAIVALFISAAAQADTIYPIDRASMIAGGRFDFKVEFDKQIKAGDFKIAVNGKDYALVFGKKGEFIENEDNLGASSLVVKDVFLQTAGIYAVEVKAQGKTAKVNWSVYAPQKLPKAKNVVLFIGDGLSVAHRTGARILSKGVSEGKLNGRLATDDFPYMAFIGTSGTDSIATDSANSMSAYMTGHKSGVNAMGVYVSRAKNSLNHPKQETLAELIRRTSNKSVGIVSDAEIEDATPAAIVAHTRRRADKNEIVGMFYDVKPEVILGGGSAYFLPQSTPGSKRKDEIDYIDLFQKEGYALAIDATSLKKTAPKADKLLGLFHTGNMDGVADRKILKNDVTKKFPDQPDLTEMTAAALEVLSKNKNGFFLMVEGALIDKATHPLDWERAIYDTIALDKCVQIAKDFAKKNPDTLIIVTGDHTHGISIIGVIDDDKEGDMREKVGVYAEAGFPNYEDKNKDGYPDTPAVSKRLAVFINNFPDHYETFRPKLDAQFTPAIKNEKGEYVANEAYKSVRGAVFREGNLPRSNDTGVHSVDDMIVQATGPGAEAIRGYMDNTELFRVIADALALGNEKK encoded by the coding sequence ATGAACAATCATAGGTTTAACGCGGCGATCGTCGCGCTATTTATCTCCGCGGCGGCGCAAGCCGACACGATCTACCCGATCGATAGGGCGAGCATGATCGCGGGCGGCAGGTTTGATTTCAAAGTGGAGTTTGACAAGCAGATCAAAGCGGGCGATTTCAAGATCGCCGTCAATGGCAAGGACTACGCGCTAGTATTCGGCAAGAAGGGCGAGTTTATAGAAAACGAGGACAATCTAGGCGCCTCGTCGCTCGTCGTCAAAGACGTTTTTCTACAAACCGCCGGCATTTACGCGGTAGAGGTTAAAGCGCAAGGAAAAACGGCAAAGGTCAATTGGTCGGTTTATGCGCCGCAAAAACTGCCAAAAGCCAAAAACGTCGTCTTGTTTATCGGCGACGGGCTATCCGTAGCGCATCGCACGGGAGCGCGAATCCTCTCAAAAGGCGTTAGCGAAGGCAAGTTAAACGGGCGCTTGGCTACGGACGACTTTCCGTATATGGCGTTTATCGGCACGTCGGGGACGGACTCCATAGCCACGGATAGCGCAAACAGCATGAGCGCCTATATGACGGGGCATAAATCGGGCGTGAACGCGATGGGCGTTTATGTCAGCCGCGCCAAGAACTCTCTAAACCACCCCAAGCAGGAGACTTTAGCCGAGCTGATTCGCAGAACCTCCAATAAATCCGTCGGGATCGTAAGCGACGCGGAGATCGAGGACGCGACCCCCGCGGCGATAGTGGCTCACACGCGGCGCAGAGCCGACAAAAACGAGATTGTCGGAATGTTTTACGACGTGAAACCAGAGGTAATCCTAGGCGGCGGATCGGCGTATTTTCTGCCTCAATCCACGCCAGGATCGAAGCGCAAGGACGAGATCGACTATATCGACCTGTTCCAAAAAGAGGGCTACGCGCTCGCAATCGACGCGACTTCGCTCAAGAAAACCGCGCCTAAAGCCGACAAGCTCTTGGGTCTGTTTCATACGGGCAATATGGACGGCGTAGCCGATCGTAAGATACTCAAAAACGACGTAACGAAAAAGTTCCCCGACCAGCCCGATCTAACCGAAATGACCGCGGCGGCGCTAGAAGTTCTCTCTAAAAACAAAAACGGTTTTTTCCTAATGGTGGAAGGCGCTCTGATCGACAAGGCGACGCACCCGCTGGATTGGGAGCGGGCGATCTACGATACGATCGCGCTGGATAAGTGCGTGCAGATCGCCAAAGATTTCGCCAAGAAAAATCCCGACACCCTGATTATCGTAACGGGCGATCACACGCACGGCATTTCGATTATAGGCGTGATCGACGACGACAAAGAGGGAGATATGCGCGAAAAGGTGGGCGTTTATGCGGAGGCGGGCTTTCCAAACTACGAGGATAAAAACAAGGACGGCTATCCCGACACGCCCGCCGTTTCTAAGCGTTTGGCGGTTTTTATCAACAACTTCCCCGATCACTACGAAACCTTCCGCCCTAAACTGGACGCTCAATTTACGCCCGCGATAAAAAATGAAAAGGGCGAATACGTAGCAAACGAAGCCTACAAAAGCGTTCGCGGCGCGGTTTTTAGAGAGGGCAACCTGCCGCGCTCGAACGATACGGGCGTGCATTCGGTGGATGATATGATCGTTCAAGCGACAGGTCCGGGCGCGGAGGCGATTAGGGGCTATATGGACAATACGGAGTTGTTCAGAGTTATCGCCGACGCGCTCGCTCTGGGCAATGAGAAAAAGTAG